TACCGCCAACCGAAATACCAAAAGTCTCCCCGCCCAGCTTGGCCAATCTAGGTACGACCAATTGGATATCCTTCCAAATTTTTGGATGTTGTTGCCTATCGCACATTTGAAATCCAACACCATACGACGAGCCGGATACATTGATACGGTGCCTTTTTGAATATTCGGAAATCCGGGTGACTGCGTCATCTGGACGCAACACCACTTCCATCAGCTCCACTCCATAAAGACCTGCGTAGGACATATCCGAAAAGACCTGCTCCAATATGGGACTGCAGTCCCAATTGGGAGGATAATTGCTGGCATAAATCCAAAGATGGCCACAGAGCTTCACTTTGGTCGTATTGATTTTATCAAAGCCTAAAACAGTTTTGGGGAGCAATAAACTCCCGAGGGATAGGAAAGCGGTATTTTTAATAAAGTTTCGGCGATTGCTATCGTCACGCATTGGGTAGAAATGTTAACTTCCAAAAACGATTGGTTTTGTAAGATAGAAAATAATTCCGACCACAAAGCCAATACTAAAGATCATCTAGGGATAACGCCACTTTTGCCACTTTAAAGTCCAACCTTCACACCCAATATAGGGATAAAATAAAAATACGATTGGATTCTCCTGCGATTAGGTAATAGTAAAATAAACGATTATATTCACTACCGCAAATTAAAATTGAGCTATGGCTCAATGGCAAAAAAAGCCCTATGCGGGCAACAGAACAACCAACTAATTTCTAAACAAAATGAGCGATCAACAACATGAATCCATTCCAACGGAGAGTTATAATTTACCCAAGGTCATCTTTCTGGCATTTGTGGCCGCGATAGGCGGATTTTTATTTGGGTTTGACAGTGGAGTAATAAACGGTACGGTAGATGCCTTACAATCGGCATTCAACTCGGATGCAACAGGTACGGGATTTAATGTTGCCTCGGTACTTTTGGGATGTGTTGTGGGGGCATTTTTTGCTGGCACACTGGCTGACCGGTTCGGGAGAAAACCCATGATGTTGACCGCAGGTGTCCTTTTTATCATTAGCGCATGGGGTTCAGGTATCTCCCAAGGTTCATTGGAATTTGTGATTTATAGATTGATTGGTGGGTTGGCCGTAGGTGCGGCCAGTATATTGGCACCACTTTACATCAGTGAAATTGCACCTTCGAAAATAAGGGGCCGACTGGCCACATTACAGCAACTCATGATTGTAATCGGGCTCTTTATGGCATTTATGAGCAATTATTTACTTGCGGGGTCTTCCGGTAGTGCGGATGCCGAGCTCTGGTGGGGATTTCAAACCTGGTCATGGATGTTTTGGGCAGAAATATTGCCGGCAGCCATATTTGTTCTTGTGCTGATTTTCATCCCTGAATCACCCAGGTATTTGGTCGCTTCCAATCAATCCGAAAAAGCGACCAAAGTGCTTGCTTCCATCAGCAATGCCACTCAAGCGGCCGCCAAGGTGGCAGATATAAAATCTACGGTACGGGAAGACAGCCGTCCCAAACTTAACGACATCATCAGTAAGTATACCGGCAAAATCCACCCATTGGTTTGGATTGGCATTGGCATTGCGGTACTACAACAGCTTACAGGTATAAATGTTATTTTTTATTATGGGGCCACACTTTGGCAAGCCGCAGGATTTGCAGAATCCGATGCTTTACTGACCAATGTCATTAGTGGAAGCGTCAATATATTCTTCACGTTTGTGGCCATAGTCCTGATTGATAAGGTAGGTAGAAAACCTTTGTTATTGGTAGGTTCCATTGGACAGGCCGTAATGTTGGGTGTCCTTGCCTATCTTTTTGGTACGGCAACCGTGGATAGCGCCAATAATCTTATTTTAGAGGGAAATAATGGAACCTATGCCTTATTGGCCGCCAATGCTTACATTGCCTTTTTTGCGGCCTCCTGGGGTCCGGTAATGTGGGTGATGCTGGGAGAAATGTTCCCAAATCAATACAGGGGTGCTGCTTTGGCAGTTTGCGGTATCGCCCAATGGGGATCCAACTTTGCCATAACAATGACCTTCCCCATCATGTTGAACTATTTAGGACTCGGTTTCTCTTATGGCGTTTATGCACTATTTGGTTTTGTAGCCTACTTCTTCGTCAAATCGCTGGTTAAGGAAACCAAGGGGCGAAGCTTGGAGGATATGTCCCGCGAGCAGGAAGAAGAGGAAAAAAGGCAGGCCGTAACAGGGGGGTGACGAAGAAATCAATCTCCCGGAAAGACGGAATATACAAAAGTTGTCAGCTAGGAATTGGAACAATGGATTATCTGAGCTGTTCCAATTCCACGACTTCTTCCATGAATTGAAAGGTCTCCCTTTTAACGGATTCAAGGTCCTTTGAGGTAATGTACGATGTCATCACATGGTCTCCTACATTGGGAAAGGCAACTTTTTCCTTTTTACCTTCAGGAGTCCCTAAAGAATCGAACATTTTTAGCATTGCCCCTACGGAAACCACACTGTCCTGATGGATTTCATCCTTGTAATAGTATCCGAGAAATAACGGTTGTGTTATTTGTTGAAACGTTTCGGGAGTCATGGTTTTATCCATCAATATTTGCAGATGGGTCAACGCCTCCAAACGGTATTTGGTGGTCCAATACTGATTTTTCAA
The sequence above is a segment of the Muricauda sp. SCSIO 64092 genome. Coding sequences within it:
- a CDS encoding sugar porter family MFS transporter, producing the protein MSDQQHESIPTESYNLPKVIFLAFVAAIGGFLFGFDSGVINGTVDALQSAFNSDATGTGFNVASVLLGCVVGAFFAGTLADRFGRKPMMLTAGVLFIISAWGSGISQGSLEFVIYRLIGGLAVGAASILAPLYISEIAPSKIRGRLATLQQLMIVIGLFMAFMSNYLLAGSSGSADAELWWGFQTWSWMFWAEILPAAIFVLVLIFIPESPRYLVASNQSEKATKVLASISNATQAAAKVADIKSTVREDSRPKLNDIISKYTGKIHPLVWIGIGIAVLQQLTGINVIFYYGATLWQAAGFAESDALLTNVISGSVNIFFTFVAIVLIDKVGRKPLLLVGSIGQAVMLGVLAYLFGTATVDSANNLILEGNNGTYALLAANAYIAFFAASWGPVMWVMLGEMFPNQYRGAALAVCGIAQWGSNFAITMTFPIMLNYLGLGFSYGVYALFGFVAYFFVKSLVKETKGRSLEDMSREQEEEEKRQAVTGG